A genomic stretch from Streptomyces venezuelae ATCC 10712 includes:
- a CDS encoding DUF4259 domain-containing protein, whose product MGTWDIGPFDNDTAADFSYRVDEAPAEKKAEVLRTAFREVIETGDEYLDADLADEAIASAALLAAQCPGGTPVTTSYGPKHPLPPLPTDLRPQAVTALDRILTEPSELLELWEESDGEEWKAGVRQLRAVLAGT is encoded by the coding sequence ATGGGCACCTGGGACATCGGCCCCTTCGACAACGACACCGCCGCCGACTTCTCGTACCGGGTGGACGAGGCCCCGGCGGAGAAGAAGGCCGAGGTGCTGCGGACGGCGTTCCGTGAGGTGATCGAGACGGGTGACGAGTACCTGGACGCGGACCTGGCGGACGAGGCCATCGCCTCGGCGGCCCTGCTCGCGGCCCAGTGCCCGGGCGGCACCCCCGTCACCACCTCGTACGGCCCGAAGCACCCCCTGCCACCCCTCCCGACGGACCTCCGCCCCCAGGCCGTGACGGCCCTGGACCGCATCCTCACGGAGCCCTCCGAACTCCTGGAACTCTGGGAGGAGTCGGACGGCGAGGAGTGGAAGGCCGGCGTCCGACAGCTCCGGGCGGTGCTCGCCGGGACGTGA
- a CDS encoding winged helix-turn-helix transcriptional regulator yields the protein MAASARRGPYFCGIDAAMDVVSGKWKVLILWELDHHGVRRFAELRRGLPGVSEKMLVQHLREMEEDGLVHREVYAEVPPKVEYSLTARGTSLNAALAPLGAWGGERIREIGAEKVSVGSFG from the coding sequence ATGGCGGCATCGGCACGGCGTGGCCCGTACTTCTGCGGCATCGACGCGGCGATGGACGTGGTGTCCGGGAAGTGGAAGGTGCTCATCCTGTGGGAGCTGGACCACCACGGGGTCCGGAGGTTCGCCGAGCTCCGGCGGGGGCTGCCGGGCGTCAGCGAGAAGATGCTGGTCCAGCATCTGCGGGAGATGGAGGAGGACGGCCTCGTCCACCGCGAGGTGTACGCGGAGGTGCCGCCGAAGGTCGAGTACTCCCTGACGGCACGAGGCACCTCCCTCAACGCCGCACTGGCCCCCCTGGGGGCGTGGGGCGGCGAACGCATCCGGGAGATCGGGGCGGAAAAGGTCTCCGTCGGCAGCTTCGGCTGA
- a CDS encoding NAD(P)-dependent oxidoreductase produces the protein MTNDNSLQVSVLGLGAMGSALATALLKAGHPTTVWNRTPGRADDLVALGATPAGTTADAVRASPLVIACLLDHASVHDVLDPLTDDLAGRTLINVTTTSPTQSRELAAWAARAGVTYLDGGIMAVPHMIGLPGSSILYSGSADAFHQHKPLLDLWGTSTYYGDDAGLASLYDLALLAGMYVMFAGFIHGAAMVAPAGITARQFAASAAPWLSAMTGGLAGFAEVIDGGDYTVAGQQSLEFSHLGDLQAASAEQGISTEVVDMVQRLIQRQIDAGHGTEGFARIFESLRHPA, from the coding sequence ATGACGAACGACAACAGCCTCCAGGTGAGCGTCCTCGGACTCGGAGCGATGGGGAGCGCCCTGGCCACCGCGCTGCTGAAGGCCGGGCACCCCACCACCGTCTGGAACCGGACCCCGGGCCGGGCCGACGACCTCGTCGCCCTCGGCGCCACGCCCGCCGGCACCACCGCCGACGCCGTCCGCGCGAGCCCGCTGGTGATCGCCTGCCTCCTCGACCACGCCTCCGTCCACGACGTGCTCGACCCGCTCACCGACGACCTCGCCGGACGCACCCTGATCAACGTCACCACCACCTCCCCCACCCAGTCACGGGAGTTGGCCGCCTGGGCCGCCCGCGCCGGCGTCACCTACCTGGACGGCGGCATCATGGCCGTACCGCACATGATCGGCCTGCCCGGGTCGTCCATCCTCTACAGCGGATCGGCCGACGCCTTCCACCAGCACAAGCCGCTGCTCGACCTGTGGGGAACCAGCACCTACTACGGCGACGACGCCGGTCTCGCGTCCCTGTACGACCTCGCCCTGCTCGCGGGCATGTACGTCATGTTCGCCGGTTTCATCCACGGCGCCGCCATGGTCGCCCCCGCCGGAATCACCGCCCGCCAGTTCGCGGCCTCGGCCGCCCCGTGGCTGTCCGCCATGACCGGCGGCCTCGCGGGCTTCGCCGAGGTCATCGACGGCGGGGACTACACCGTCGCGGGCCAGCAGAGCCTTGAGTTCTCCCATCTCGGCGACCTCCAGGCCGCCAGCGCCGAGCAGGGCATCAGCACCGAGGTCGTCGACATGGTCCAGCGGCTCATCCAGCGCCAGATCGACGCGGGCCACGGAACGGAGGGCTTCGCCCGCATCTTCGAGAGCCTCAGGCACCCCGCCTGA
- a CDS encoding DUF397 domain-containing protein → METNQNLAGARWRKSSFSGDNGGECIECAPLGSAAWRKSSYSGDNGGDCIEVADLAAHVAVRDSKNPEGPAFLATPAAFTAFVSAAAEGRIGSR, encoded by the coding sequence ATGGAGACCAACCAGAACCTGGCGGGAGCGCGCTGGCGTAAGTCCTCGTTCAGCGGCGACAACGGCGGTGAGTGCATCGAGTGCGCTCCCCTCGGCTCTGCCGCCTGGCGTAAGTCCTCGTACAGCGGCGACAACGGGGGCGACTGCATCGAGGTCGCCGACCTCGCCGCCCACGTGGCCGTCCGTGACTCCAAGAACCCCGAAGGCCCCGCCTTCCTCGCCACCCCCGCCGCCTTCACGGCCTTCGTGAGCGCCGCCGCCGAGGGGCGCATCGGCAGTCGCTGA